A stretch of the Pseudalkalibacillus hwajinpoensis genome encodes the following:
- the menC gene encoding o-succinylbenzoate synthase, translating into MKISSIILRQIKMDLLHPFTTSVGTERDKDIILVEARSHSGQSGWGESVAIMEPIYNEETVRTNWHMMNDHLIPLLHQQDITHPDKVSEHFKKIRGNYNAKAAIECAIWDLYAKENNLPLAQALGGVKNKIEVGVSVGIQSSHENILKQIDEYLQSGYKRIKIKIMPGWDIEILAMIRKKFPTIELMADANCAYTLDDIEHLKKLDQFHLMMIEQPLAHDDIIDHAKLQAQLDTPICLDESIHTYEDARKAIELGSCRIINLKIGRVGGLTESKKIHDLCTKHHIPMWCGGMLEAGIGRAHNLAITSLSQFTLPGDTAPSAHYWKRDIIKPEVAMNNGYIDIPEGPGIGFEPDLEYINELTVHKDVAVLK; encoded by the coding sequence ATGAAAATTAGTAGCATTATCTTAAGACAAATCAAGATGGACCTACTTCATCCTTTTACAACAAGCGTTGGAACCGAGCGAGACAAAGATATTATACTAGTTGAAGCGAGATCTCATTCTGGCCAATCAGGATGGGGCGAATCGGTCGCCATTATGGAACCAATTTATAACGAAGAAACCGTTCGTACCAATTGGCACATGATGAATGACCATTTAATTCCGCTGCTTCATCAACAAGACATCACTCACCCTGATAAGGTATCAGAACATTTCAAGAAAATTCGCGGCAATTATAACGCCAAAGCGGCGATTGAATGTGCGATATGGGATCTATATGCTAAAGAAAACAACCTTCCGTTAGCTCAAGCACTTGGCGGGGTGAAGAATAAAATAGAAGTTGGCGTCAGCGTAGGAATTCAATCTTCACATGAAAACATCTTAAAGCAAATAGATGAATATCTCCAGAGCGGGTACAAACGCATTAAGATTAAAATCATGCCTGGTTGGGATATTGAGATTCTAGCTATGATACGCAAAAAATTCCCAACGATCGAGTTAATGGCCGATGCGAACTGCGCTTATACACTCGATGACATTGAACACCTTAAGAAGCTAGATCAGTTCCATTTAATGATGATTGAACAGCCTCTTGCTCACGACGACATCATTGATCATGCCAAACTTCAAGCTCAATTGGATACACCTATTTGTTTGGATGAAAGCATTCATACTTATGAAGATGCGAGAAAAGCCATTGAACTTGGAAGTTGTCGAATCATTAACCTTAAAATCGGTCGCGTTGGAGGCTTAACTGAATCTAAGAAAATCCATGACCTATGTACAAAGCATCATATTCCTATGTGGTGTGGCGGGATGTTGGAAGCAGGGATTGGCCGAGCCCATAACCTCGCCATCACTTCACTCAGTCAATTTACATTGCCAGGAGATACAGCTCCATCAGCTCATTACTGGAAGCGGGATATTATTAAACCAGAAGTAGCAATGAACAATGGTTATATCGACATCCCTGAAGGTCCGGGTATAGGATTTGAGCCTGATCTAGAATATATTAACGAATTGACGGTACATAAGGATGTAGCAGTGTTGAAATAG
- the parC gene encoding DNA topoisomerase IV subunit A, whose product MANAEKFLDLPLEDVLGDAFGRYSKYIIQDRALPDARDGLKPVQRRILYAMHHEGNTAEKAFRKSAKTVGNVIGNYHPHGDTSVYDAMVRMTQDWKVRNVLVEMHGNNGSVDGDPPAAMRYTEARLAAISSELLRDIDKDTVEFAPNFDDTQNEPIVLPARFPNLLVNGSTGISAGYATDIPPHNLGEVIDAAVMQMENPDVTLQELMGVIKGPDFPTGGIAQGTEGIRKAFETGKGKFILRGKAEIEEVRGGRQQIVVTEIPYEINKANLVKKIDELRVDRKIEGISEVRDETDRTGLRFVIELKKEADANGILKYLYKATDLQITYNYNMVAIYNKTPKQMGLKQILKAYIEHQKEVVIRRSEYDLKRAKDRQHVVEGLIRAISILDEVIATIRSSKDKRDAKNNLMVQYEFTDAQAEAIVNLQLYRLTNTDITTLQKESEELSQLINKLETILGSEKRLVNLIKKELLEIRKKYADGRMTVIEDEIEDIKVNLEVMVPSEDVIVTVTEDGYVKRTSPRSYAASNGKDFGMKETDTLLRQFDSNTTHTILLFTNKGSYLYLPVHELPEIRWKDLGQHVANIVSIESDERIIEAMEVKEFKDDQFLVFVTKQGMIKKTELSQYKAQRYSKPLMALKLKKEDELIDIYRTNGSKEVFLATHFGYGLRFKEEEISLVGQRASGVKGINLKEDDYVVSGIIYEPTAKHDIFLVTHRGAVKKMQLSEFEITTRAKRGVVMLRELKSNPHRVVGVAATTKQDLIIVRTKKGEPVEVDPSTYRPNDRYSNGSFVLDISETGDAIEIKKIDKPE is encoded by the coding sequence TTGGCTAACGCAGAAAAATTCTTAGATCTCCCACTGGAAGATGTGCTTGGAGACGCTTTTGGTCGCTATAGTAAATACATTATTCAGGACCGTGCCCTGCCCGATGCAAGGGACGGTCTGAAGCCTGTGCAACGTCGTATTCTTTATGCGATGCACCATGAAGGTAACACAGCAGAGAAAGCATTTCGAAAATCGGCTAAAACGGTCGGTAACGTTATTGGTAACTATCATCCACACGGAGATACGTCCGTGTATGATGCAATGGTCAGAATGACGCAGGATTGGAAAGTAAGAAACGTTCTTGTTGAGATGCATGGTAATAACGGTAGTGTCGATGGAGATCCACCCGCTGCGATGCGTTATACAGAAGCTCGCCTTGCAGCAATTTCATCAGAACTTCTACGAGATATTGATAAAGATACAGTTGAGTTTGCTCCAAACTTTGACGATACACAAAATGAGCCTATTGTTTTACCAGCACGTTTTCCTAACTTGCTCGTTAACGGCTCAACGGGTATTTCAGCGGGTTATGCAACGGACATTCCTCCTCATAACCTTGGAGAAGTTATCGATGCTGCAGTTATGCAAATGGAGAATCCTGACGTAACACTTCAAGAGTTAATGGGCGTTATTAAAGGACCTGACTTCCCAACTGGTGGCATTGCCCAGGGAACAGAAGGCATTCGTAAAGCATTTGAAACGGGCAAAGGAAAATTCATTTTACGTGGCAAAGCAGAGATTGAAGAAGTTCGCGGAGGACGTCAACAAATTGTTGTGACGGAAATTCCATATGAAATCAATAAAGCGAACCTTGTGAAGAAAATTGATGAACTAAGAGTAGATCGAAAAATTGAAGGGATCTCAGAGGTCCGTGATGAAACGGATCGTACAGGTCTTCGATTCGTTATTGAGTTGAAAAAAGAAGCAGATGCTAACGGTATATTGAAATATTTATACAAAGCAACTGACCTTCAAATTACGTATAACTATAATATGGTGGCCATTTACAACAAAACACCGAAGCAAATGGGATTAAAACAAATTCTAAAGGCTTATATTGAACATCAGAAGGAAGTTGTTATTCGTCGCTCAGAATATGACTTAAAACGTGCGAAAGACCGTCAGCACGTTGTAGAAGGCCTCATTCGTGCCATTTCTATTCTGGATGAAGTGATTGCGACGATTCGTTCATCAAAGGATAAGCGTGATGCTAAAAACAATTTAATGGTTCAATACGAATTTACAGACGCTCAGGCCGAAGCGATTGTAAACTTACAGCTATATCGCTTAACAAACACGGATATCACAACGCTTCAAAAGGAATCTGAGGAGCTTAGCCAGCTTATTAACAAGCTTGAAACGATTCTTGGAAGTGAGAAAAGACTTGTCAATCTTATCAAAAAAGAATTATTAGAAATCCGTAAGAAATATGCAGATGGTCGTATGACTGTGATCGAAGATGAAATTGAAGATATCAAAGTTAATCTTGAAGTCATGGTTCCATCTGAAGACGTGATTGTAACGGTGACAGAAGATGGCTATGTTAAGAGGACGAGCCCTCGTTCTTACGCGGCATCGAATGGAAAAGACTTCGGAATGAAAGAAACGGATACGCTGCTACGACAATTTGATAGCAATACGACTCACACGATTTTGCTATTTACGAATAAAGGAAGCTATCTTTACTTGCCTGTCCATGAGCTACCAGAAATCAGGTGGAAAGATTTAGGACAGCACGTTGCAAACATTGTTTCCATTGAATCTGACGAACGAATTATTGAAGCAATGGAAGTCAAAGAGTTTAAAGATGATCAATTCCTCGTCTTTGTGACCAAGCAAGGGATGATTAAGAAAACAGAGCTTTCTCAATACAAAGCTCAGCGTTATTCAAAGCCTCTCATGGCTCTTAAGTTAAAAAAAGAAGATGAATTGATTGATATATACAGGACAAACGGAAGTAAAGAAGTCTTTCTAGCTACACACTTCGGCTACGGACTTCGGTTTAAAGAAGAAGAGATAAGTCTTGTCGGGCAGCGGGCAAGCGGAGTGAAGGGCATTAATTTAAAAGAAGATGATTACGTTGTGAGCGGAATTATTTATGAACCAACAGCTAAGCATGACATTTTCCTTGTCACTCATAGAGGGGCAGTCAAGAAAATGCAGTTAAGTGAATTTGAGATTACCACAAGGGCCAAGCGTGGTGTCGTGATGCTAAGAGAATTAAAATCAAATCCTCATCGTGTCGTTGGTGTAGCCGCGACAACTAAACAAGACTTGATTATCGTTCGAACGAAAAAAGGTGAGCCGGTAGAAGTCGATCCATCTACGTACAGACCTAATGATCGCTATAGTAATGGTTCTTTCGTTCTAGATATAAGTGAAACTGGCGATGCCATCGAAATCAAAAAAATCGACAAACCCGAATAA
- a CDS encoding TVP38/TMEM64 family protein, with protein MKHPKVWFKWFAIVIVVGLLIWFSRSYLDFKVEEIRDWILSFGILAPIVYIVIYTIRPLIFFPASVLSIAGGLAFGSLFGTFYTVIGATGGAVLSFIVARKLGKSIANKDWQGKGRKLQEQLEKNGFFYVLFFRFVPLFNFDLISYSAGLSKIRFASFFFGTLIGIIPGTFAYNFLGSSLVSGDPKIIAIAVGVFIFLSVIPILIRNRVTKKDPTLDENTK; from the coding sequence ATGAAACATCCAAAGGTATGGTTCAAGTGGTTTGCAATAGTCATCGTTGTTGGTTTATTAATTTGGTTCAGCCGTTCGTACCTTGATTTTAAAGTAGAAGAGATCAGGGATTGGATATTATCGTTTGGCATACTCGCACCGATTGTTTATATAGTGATTTACACCATTCGTCCTCTTATTTTTTTCCCAGCCTCTGTCTTATCCATTGCAGGTGGGCTAGCATTTGGTTCTTTGTTTGGAACCTTTTATACAGTGATTGGGGCAACAGGAGGAGCGGTGTTATCATTTATTGTAGCAAGAAAGCTAGGTAAATCGATCGCAAATAAAGATTGGCAAGGAAAAGGACGTAAATTACAAGAACAGCTTGAGAAGAACGGATTCTTTTATGTATTATTCTTTCGGTTCGTTCCTCTTTTTAACTTTGACTTAATTAGTTATTCAGCAGGACTATCTAAAATTCGTTTTGCATCATTCTTTTTTGGTACGCTTATTGGTATCATTCCAGGGACATTTGCATACAACTTTTTAGGTAGTAGCCTAGTCTCAGGTGATCCAAAGATTATTGCCATTGCGGTAGGCGTTTTTATTTTTCTTTCGGTTATTCCAATACTCATTCGGAATCGAGTAACCAAAAAGGATCCGACGCTTGACGAGAATACGAAATAA
- a CDS encoding LAGLIDADG family homing endonuclease: protein MAYLLGFFIADGYIASQSQSIAFTQKDPTILEEIKNVFDSNQPLYKNKNTGVYSLLFHSKIMKNDLQTLFNITSEKSYNITFPIVSEQYIHYFIRGDFDGDGHVNIWILC, encoded by the coding sequence ATGGCTTATTTACTTGGATTTTTTATTGCTGATGGATATATTGCCTCTCAATCACAATCTATTGCTTTTACGCAGAAAGATCCAACTATTCTGGAGGAAATCAAGAACGTTTTCGATTCAAATCAACCTTTATATAAAAATAAAAATACCGGGGTATACAGTTTGCTTTTTCACAGCAAAATTATGAAAAACGATCTTCAAACGCTATTTAATATCACATCTGAGAAAAGTTACAATATCACGTTTCCGATTGTATCAGAACAATATATTCATTATTTTATAAGAGGAGATTTTGACGGCGATGGTCACGTAAATATATGGATACTTTGCTAA
- a CDS encoding DUF4184 family protein encodes MNTLHHAFWSYFFFRKKSRRTVKYLVIGGIAPDIIYYVMSLYLLAERSIEKIINPEIELSLHYFIHGLFEHPIVDVFRKLDHSIVIWFIAFILLMNIHRGFKLTALSGFIWGWFLHVLVDFLTHVSDAVPIFYPINNTVIPGVVSYWNRDYYGTEFSITHGIVLVSTVIYLILERRRTKKVINEARSKEIQS; translated from the coding sequence ATGAATACATTACACCATGCCTTCTGGAGCTATTTTTTCTTTCGGAAAAAAAGTAGGCGTACCGTTAAGTATCTTGTTATAGGTGGCATTGCACCTGACATCATTTATTATGTGATGTCTTTATACTTATTAGCTGAACGAAGTATCGAGAAAATCATCAATCCAGAAATAGAACTGTCCCTCCATTATTTTATACACGGCTTGTTTGAACATCCTATCGTTGATGTATTTCGGAAACTTGATCATTCTATCGTGATCTGGTTCATTGCCTTTATTCTTCTCATGAACATTCATCGAGGTTTTAAGCTGACCGCTCTGTCTGGGTTTATATGGGGATGGTTTTTACATGTTTTAGTGGACTTTTTAACACATGTGAGTGATGCTGTGCCGATCTTCTATCCTATTAACAATACCGTAATCCCTGGAGTTGTTTCTTATTGGAATCGTGATTACTATGGTACTGAGTTTAGTATTACTCATGGTATTGTTCTCGTATCAACGGTCATCTACCTTATCCTGGAACGGCGTCGTACAAAGAAAGTGATAAATGAAGCTCGAAGTAAAGAAATTCAATCATAA
- a CDS encoding amidohydrolase — protein sequence MNFVEENHDKILKTYHELHQLAEPSWQEEKTAHYLKEKLAEVGYHIQTFQGHFGFVAEFKGKKANVIALRADMDALVQEVEGVVKPNHSCGHDAHSTMVLFAALSLIKEPMQHTIRFIFQPAEEMAEGALKMIEENVLKDVIFLAGIHLRPSMEISYGKAAPIISHGSTTSIKGWIKGVPSHAARPETGNNPIEAAAVLIQEIQRIRLNVPDPFSVKITELHGGEASNSIPAKARFTLDLRSRSNETMKKLIDQTKYIISKVGELTETEIASEIAEYSPAAVKNDLAITLARKAITSSLGANNVVDECVSPGAEDFHFYSLKYPHLTATMIGLGCDLTPGLHHPDMQFNKEALIDGTKILIQLLLEADQYEW from the coding sequence GTGAATTTCGTAGAAGAAAACCATGATAAGATCTTAAAAACATATCATGAGCTACATCAACTTGCTGAGCCAAGCTGGCAAGAAGAGAAAACAGCTCATTACTTAAAGGAAAAGTTAGCGGAAGTCGGTTATCACATCCAAACCTTTCAGGGGCACTTTGGATTTGTTGCAGAGTTTAAAGGAAAAAAGGCTAATGTGATCGCTCTTCGTGCAGATATGGATGCGCTTGTTCAAGAGGTAGAGGGGGTTGTTAAGCCCAATCACTCCTGCGGTCATGATGCGCATAGCACAATGGTGCTATTTGCCGCATTATCACTCATAAAAGAGCCGATGCAGCATACCATTCGCTTTATCTTTCAACCTGCGGAAGAAATGGCTGAAGGAGCACTAAAAATGATAGAAGAGAATGTGCTAAAAGACGTTATTTTTCTAGCCGGGATTCATTTGCGCCCATCTATGGAGATTTCTTACGGCAAAGCCGCACCGATTATTTCGCACGGTTCAACCACCAGTATAAAAGGTTGGATCAAAGGCGTACCTTCACACGCCGCAAGACCTGAGACAGGTAATAACCCGATTGAAGCAGCAGCGGTTTTAATTCAGGAAATCCAGCGTATTCGGTTAAATGTTCCTGATCCTTTTTCAGTGAAGATTACTGAGCTTCATGGCGGGGAAGCATCTAATTCTATTCCCGCTAAAGCTCGCTTCACACTGGACTTAAGGTCAAGGTCCAACGAAACAATGAAGAAACTGATCGATCAAACGAAATACATCATTTCTAAAGTAGGAGAGCTAACAGAAACAGAAATAGCGTCTGAAATAGCCGAATATTCTCCAGCCGCTGTTAAGAACGATTTGGCCATTACCCTCGCTAGAAAGGCAATTACTTCTTCTTTAGGTGCTAACAATGTAGTGGATGAGTGTGTATCACCAGGAGCGGAGGATTTTCATTTTTATTCATTAAAGTATCCTCATCTTACTGCAACCATGATTGGGCTAGGATGTGATTTAACGCCTGGATTACATCATCCTGATATGCAATTCAACAAGGAAGCATTGATCGATGGCACGAAAATCCTCATTCAATTGTTGTTAGAAGCCGATCAATATGAATGGTAA
- a CDS encoding metal-dependent hydrolase, translating to MEGKTHAIGGICLGVAAQSYYITDKLDAPELIVFYGACLFGSLLPDICHPGSWTGRRARTLSKGISRFFGHRTITHSILFIILIYWLMSTFSFQFDHLIQIGLLVGIVSHIVLDAMTVRGIQLFYPIPLRVRFPLYLKTASKGEGVVSSSLIILTLFLVYKQMM from the coding sequence ATGGAGGGGAAAACACACGCCATTGGTGGTATATGCCTTGGCGTAGCCGCTCAAAGCTACTACATAACAGATAAATTAGATGCACCAGAACTGATCGTCTTTTACGGAGCGTGTCTTTTTGGTTCACTTCTTCCGGACATATGTCATCCGGGATCATGGACGGGACGCAGGGCCAGGACATTATCCAAAGGGATAAGCAGGTTTTTTGGTCATCGTACCATCACTCACAGTATTCTTTTTATCATTCTAATCTACTGGTTGATGTCAACATTCAGCTTTCAATTCGACCACTTGATTCAAATTGGACTTCTAGTTGGCATCGTTAGTCATATTGTGCTGGATGCCATGACAGTAAGAGGTATTCAATTGTTTTATCCCATCCCTCTTCGCGTACGATTTCCGCTTTATTTGAAAACGGCATCGAAGGGCGAAGGTGTCGTATCAAGTAGTTTGATCATCCTAACGCTTTTTCTAGTATACAAACAAATGATGTAA
- a CDS encoding 2'-5' RNA ligase family protein, with protein MPFFIAVLPPHQIIERIHSFRKKWDYHEPSPPHITVKAQSGLTATDDWVEKIERICRNFPAFELKLGAPATFGSNVLFSSVLSKEIISLHLLLVDAIKPSLQEQKMYYEVTDFIPHLTITQQHEPIDPIQFNKIKRDAEQTLDEFEPFLVQSIHIFSMNASKTYTPVLELPLRPVNKLY; from the coding sequence ATGCCATTTTTTATTGCAGTCCTCCCTCCTCACCAGATTATCGAGAGAATTCATTCCTTTCGAAAGAAATGGGATTATCATGAACCTTCGCCACCACATATCACAGTAAAAGCTCAAAGTGGTTTAACAGCAACCGATGATTGGGTTGAAAAAATTGAGCGTATTTGTCGGAACTTTCCCGCTTTTGAATTGAAGCTAGGTGCCCCAGCTACATTTGGCTCAAATGTTTTGTTTAGTAGCGTATTATCTAAGGAGATCATCTCGCTTCATTTACTATTAGTTGATGCTATTAAGCCTTCACTACAAGAACAAAAAATGTATTATGAAGTAACTGATTTTATTCCTCATTTAACGATTACTCAGCAACATGAACCAATAGATCCCATTCAATTCAATAAGATAAAACGAGATGCAGAACAAACACTAGACGAATTCGAGCCCTTTTTGGTTCAATCCATTCATATTTTTTCAATGAATGCCTCCAAAACTTATACACCTGTTCTTGAACTTCCTTTACGTCCAGTAAACAAACTGTATTAA
- a CDS encoding MalY/PatB family protein, with protein sequence MSVFDERINRFDTHSVKWDHTDTIFEKENLLPMWVADMDFRAPQAVIDALTKRIQHGIFGYSMPTEDTKGAVQSWLSRRHNWSIEQDWIVFTPGVVPALSAAVNTYTNKGEKVVIQSPVYYPFRDMVEKSEREVVDNPLIQENGKYAMDFDDLETKLKDPEVTMLLLCNPHNPVGRVWKKDELRQLAELCLANDVLVVSDDIHFDLIFKGYEHTLLSTLSEEIAANTITCIAPSKTFNLAGMQLSTIIIPDEKKREQFNAYMGKLGLFAPSPFGIIAVEAAYTHGEKWLEELMEYLQGNLSYLTQFINERLPEIEVIEPEGTYLVWLDFSNLSMTHEELEQFVQEEAKLALDEGYIFGEGGKGFERINIACPRSVLQEGLERLEKALKSK encoded by the coding sequence ATGAGCGTATTTGATGAACGAATTAACCGATTTGATACACATTCAGTAAAGTGGGATCACACAGATACCATATTTGAAAAGGAAAACTTGCTGCCAATGTGGGTAGCGGATATGGATTTTCGTGCTCCACAGGCAGTAATTGATGCTCTTACAAAGCGAATTCAGCATGGGATATTTGGTTACTCTATGCCGACAGAAGACACGAAGGGAGCGGTGCAAAGCTGGCTTAGTCGACGGCATAATTGGTCAATTGAACAGGATTGGATCGTTTTCACGCCAGGAGTTGTTCCAGCGCTATCCGCTGCTGTTAACACGTATACGAACAAGGGAGAGAAAGTGGTTATTCAATCGCCTGTCTACTATCCGTTTCGTGATATGGTTGAAAAGAGCGAGCGGGAAGTCGTTGATAATCCTCTCATACAAGAAAATGGCAAGTATGCGATGGACTTTGATGACCTCGAAACAAAGCTTAAAGATCCTGAAGTGACCATGTTACTACTATGTAATCCGCATAACCCTGTAGGAAGAGTGTGGAAGAAAGATGAGCTTAGACAGCTTGCTGAGCTTTGTTTAGCGAACGATGTGCTAGTCGTTTCAGACGATATTCATTTTGATCTTATTTTCAAAGGGTATGAGCACACGCTTCTATCAACTCTTTCAGAGGAGATCGCAGCAAATACGATTACGTGCATCGCACCAAGTAAAACATTTAATCTTGCAGGCATGCAGCTATCGACGATCATTATTCCAGATGAGAAGAAGCGGGAGCAATTTAACGCCTATATGGGGAAATTGGGTCTGTTTGCACCAAGTCCATTTGGTATTATTGCTGTAGAAGCGGCATACACTCATGGCGAGAAATGGCTTGAAGAGTTGATGGAGTACTTACAAGGTAACCTGTCGTATCTTACTCAATTTATTAATGAGCGTCTACCAGAAATAGAAGTGATTGAACCAGAGGGTACTTACCTTGTATGGTTGGATTTCAGTAACCTGTCGATGACACATGAAGAACTTGAACAATTCGTTCAGGAAGAAGCTAAGTTGGCTCTTGATGAAGGTTATATATTTGGGGAAGGTGGAAAAGGCTTTGAGCGCATTAATATTGCCTGTCCACGTTCAGTATTGCAAGAAGGCTTAGAACGTTTGGAGAAAGCCTTGAAATCAAAATAA
- a CDS encoding GNAT family N-acetyltransferase → MKANVLKSLTIRTLHSVEELEEVRRLETIVWSFDDSVPVNQSMAVVKNGGFILGAFYQDRLIAFQYSFPGFNGEKVYLVSQSLGIHPDYRRLGIGERLKIEQRKTASNMGYDFITWTYDPLETVNGTLNLHKLGAVVSTYLPNVYGLMDDNLNAGIPTDRFLVEWDTNEMKRSTETNPTIPYALIPGGDNLFSKPEKIDLSLNASKIFVPVPGNFQEIKKFDLSLAIDWREQTGLVFSNYLERGWKVTDLLKREEYPHHYVYLLEKGDQNNEN, encoded by the coding sequence TTGAAAGCAAACGTACTTAAATCATTAACGATCCGCACCCTTCATTCGGTTGAAGAGCTTGAGGAAGTGAGACGCTTAGAAACAATCGTATGGAGCTTTGATGATTCCGTACCAGTGAATCAAAGTATGGCCGTTGTCAAAAACGGTGGATTTATATTAGGAGCCTTTTATCAAGACAGACTTATCGCTTTTCAATATAGCTTTCCAGGATTTAATGGTGAGAAAGTGTATCTTGTTTCTCAAAGTTTAGGCATTCATCCAGATTATCGAAGACTAGGAATTGGTGAAAGACTGAAAATCGAACAAAGAAAAACAGCGTCAAACATGGGATACGATTTCATTACGTGGACGTATGATCCGCTAGAGACGGTTAACGGCACGCTCAACTTACACAAGTTAGGGGCAGTCGTGAGTACGTACCTTCCAAATGTCTACGGTCTCATGGATGATAATCTCAATGCAGGGATACCAACTGATCGCTTTTTAGTTGAGTGGGATACGAATGAGATGAAGCGAAGTACTGAAACGAATCCAACGATACCTTATGCTCTTATACCAGGTGGAGATAACCTTTTTAGCAAGCCTGAAAAAATAGACCTTTCCCTTAATGCTAGTAAGATATTTGTACCTGTTCCAGGAAACTTTCAAGAAATCAAAAAGTTCGATCTATCACTAGCTATTGACTGGAGAGAACAAACAGGACTTGTTTTTTCTAACTACCTAGAGCGAGGGTGGAAAGTGACTGATTTACTAAAAAGGGAAGAGTATCCACATCATTATGTATACCTCTTAGAGAAAGGTGATCAAAACAATGAAAATTAG